The DNA region AGTTCAGTCCAAATATTTTTAGTCAGCTTCACATAGGGCAAAATAATAGGGATAGTGGCGCAGTCTATATCTCCGCTTTCAATTCCCGCCCGTTTCGTAATCAAATGTACCAGCGATTTTTCCGGCTGTGTTTTATCGCAAATAACCGAGTAGGTGAATACTGCCGGATGCGTCCAATCCCGGCTATTTTCCGTTTTCCGCAGCAATGCCGAGCGATCATGTAAACCAAGCCGGACATACCGTTTACGCCCCGGCCCTCGGATGTCCTGAAAACCGTTATCGTCAACATACAGGACAAAGCGTTGAAACCAGGGCAGCCCTTCCCCAAGAGAAAAACTAATCCGTACCTCCCGACCCGCTCCTCTCCCGCCGTTCCCTCCGCAAGCGTAGGTTCCGTAGGTGTTATCCAGTAACACTTCCCCCCGTGCCGTAGTCCCCCCGGACACTTCCTTTAGGCCGTAAAATGAGGCTTCAATAATGTCCTGTTCAAAAACACTTTCATAAAAACCAGTACCCGACCAATCAAGGCTAATCCCCAGCCGTACCGGGCTATCTCCCTTTTCTATGGCTTCAAGCAGGGCGTTATCAATATCATAAAATTTCATTCGATTACTTCCTCACTGTTAGTAAATACGTCAGCGGAAAAATCCCCCGCAACGTAATAACGCAGGGGACCGATAACCGTATCTCCGGCGTTTATCGCCGTTTCATCAGCCATCAGCACAAGCCGGGAAAGGGTAAGCCGGAAGGCTCCGTACAAGCGGTAGTCATAGTGGTCATGCAGTAGTTGTGCGGTAATTTCCAAAGTCTCAATAATCGGCGGGATCTCCATTGCGGTATTCATAGTCCGGTGTATCCGTACTTCCGTTTGTGTCCCGCCATCCTTCCGGGTAGAGATAGTCAGCCCATAGATATTTTTATATTCCGTTCCGTTGATCCGGTACTTAACCCCATCCTCTTTGAAGCGTTCTCCGCTATACACCGCCGCCTTTTCCGGGTAGGGATATGAAACCGGGGGAAAGTTTCCGGTTATATCCAATTTCAGTTTTACCGCTTCACCTCGCATAATCCGCAGTTCAAAATCCCTCACCCGGCACCCTTCATAGAGCGTCCGCACCGTCCCCCGGTCCTGTATCAAATCAAAGTGCAGTCCGCTTTCCATAGCCGAAAGGTTTACCCTATGGCGGTATAAAACCCGTGTCCCGCTTACAAATGCCGGAAGCCCCGACCGTCCCAGGGCCAGCACAAAAAGCAAAGGGGCGCTCTCGATGGAAAGGGGCGTAACCACGCAGCCCGTAACTCCCCGGCTCACACGAATAGCCCCGCAGTTCCCGGCCCCTTCAATAGTCGCTTCTTCCTTCAAAACCGATACCGCTTCCCTAATCGTTTCTTCGGAATAAGGCAGTCCCATTTCCCGGTACTGTGTTTTCAAGGTGATACAGCAATCCCGGCCCTGTACGTTCATACCGTCATCCCCTCAACTGTAAGCCGCAGGGTAAAGACCGCCTCCCAGCCTTCGCCGTTAAAAGCCGTTTTCGGCGGGACGTATTTCTTCCCCGTCAAAACCGCCCTGTCCGTCACGCCCCCCAGGGTCGGATCTTCCGCAAGGGCCGTACCAATCGCCGCAGCATAAGCGTAGGCATCCCGTTCACTGTCAGCCGTTTCCGGGATGGTCAGCCGAATAGTCAGGGTATAAGCGTCAATTTGTACTATCCGTTCCTTCTCCGGCCGTTCACATTCGTAAAGCCGCAGAACAGGCGCAATAGTCCCAACACCCGCAGGGGCGTTAAACTCAATAGGCGCAATCCTAAATTCATATTTTTGTAAAAGTTCATTGACCCGCCCGGTCAGAAGTTTCTCAAAAGCGGTAAGTATTTTTTGTTCAATGAAGTCGCTCATATAAGCCTTCTCCGATATGGCTCTAAAAGCGCCTTAACATTCTCCGGCATAGACGGTTCCAAATGCTCCCCATCGGCTTTCAGGCCGCTTTGCCCCCGTACCGCCCCGGTCATGCCGATACGCCGCCCCCGGTAACGACTCATGTTCCATGCCGCCAGTTCCAGACACGCCGAGGATAAATCAGCCGGAACCTCCGCTTGCCGATACCCCGCCCAATAGTAGATTTTTAGCCCCGAAATCCCCCGGACCAGTTTTAAGGTAGGAGACACCGAAAGGAAGAAAGGAATGTCGTCTAAATCCCCGCAATCCGGGACCGTATGATAAAATTCCGGCTCCACAAGTTCCGATTGCGTTAAGGGGTGGATACGGTAAACCGCCAGGATTTCCCGTACCGGGTAATCCTTCAAAGGAAACTCATACTCACCCACAAAAGTCGGGAATTCAAAACGCCGTTTTTTCAGTAACCGCCTATGGCAATATTGCTCAATGGTGTAAGTCGCCGTGATAAGGCAATACCGTGAAAGAGCGTCCTCCCGGTCATCTATGCCCAGGATCGCTTTGAAATCAGCCAGAGGGATTAAGGAATGAAGCGGTGTTTTATCCATAGGGACAAGATAAGTCCATACATATAGTAGAAAAATGGGACAAACCTGCAAAACAGGTAATTTTGGCTTGTCGGTCTCCCTAAAATCTGATATATTTAGACCAGAGGTAACGAAATGGCCGTCAAAATTAAGCCCGTCCAGCCCACGGAGATAAAAGACAAGAAAATGGTGCGGGAAGTTATAGAACAGATCCGCAGACCTATCCCTGCCAAAGTTATCAAGCGGAACGAAAAACTGGTGGCGTTTTATAAACAGTTTGAGAAGTAGATCGTGCGTATCCAATTTGGCAGGAAAGAACACAGCGATGCTTTCAAATTGGAATGCCTTACCCCTTCAATGTCCCTTGCGGATTTCTCCTGCCCTATCGAAGAATATAACGAATACTTGTATAAAGACTCCCTCCGTTCACAGAATGACCATATTGCAAAAACCTGGCTATTACGGGAACAGGCTACCGGAAGAATAGCCGCTTATATGTCCTTGATAGCGGATGCCATTAAACTATCGGCAACGGAAAAGGAACTTCATAGCCTCAACTACCCCTTCAAGACCATCCCCGCTATAAAGATCGCCAAACTTGCGGTCTCTCAATTATTTTCAGAAAAATACAAAGGCATAGGCTCCTTTATGATAGGCGCTGCTCTATGGAAAGCCCTGGGCTGCAATGACGATTATTGTTCCGCCCGTTTCCTCACCGTTGATGCCGACATAGAACACGATGAAGGCGTTCTGGCCTTTTACGAGAAAAACGGGTTTATCAAAAACGAAGAACTCTACAACAAAAACCGAAAGACAATCAGTATGCGGAAGGATATTTGGGTTTAGAAGCAAGGCTTATCCCGTAAATAATAAAGCCATATAAAAAGCGTTAACACTGTTTGGGGTATTACGGCGAAAAGAACGAAATTAGCCTGGACAAAATAAAAATGAGAAAGTAAGTTCAGGATAGTGAGGCGAACCTGACCCCCGAAGCACCGTCAAAAGGGACGATATTTTCCTTTCTCATTGCTAATATAGGGGTATTAGGCAGGAAAAATCAAGGCTCTTGCCGTTTCCCCGGATTACCGCTATATTCAAAAAAGAGGTAGAACATGGCCGTCAAGGTAAAAATAGTCCAACCAACCGAAATAAAAGATAAGAAAATCATCCGCGAAATCATAGAGCAGATCCGTAAACCCATAACCCCCGAAGCCCAAAAGCGGCATAAAGAAGAAGAACGGCTAATACGGAAGTTTCTTGAGTAAGCTGCAAAAAAGTTCTTGACTATAATCGAATAATCGTTTATTATAGAAACCATGAGAACAAAGGATGACTCTAAAAAGGAGGCTATTTTTGAGGCAATTATTGACTTGCTGAATGAGATAGGGTTTTCTGAAATAAGCATGTCAAAAATCGGTAAGCGGGCAGGGGTTTCGTCATCGACCCTTTATGTTTACTTTGAGAATAAGGAAGATATGCTTAAAAAGGTGTATCTTGAGATAAAGGGAAAACTAAGAAACACCATGATGCATGGTATTACTGATGATATTCCGATGGAGCACATTGTTGAGCGTCTTGTACGGAATGTCCTAATCTTTGTATTGGAATACAGACGGTATTATCTTTTTCTTGAACAATTCGCTAATTCGCCATTAGTGGGCCTTTGTGAAGATGATGCGATGGAAATGTTCAGGCCCCTTAGAGCCGTTTTCGAGAAAGGAATACAGCAGGGTATATTCAAGCCGGTACCATCATCACTGTTAATCACCTATTGTTATAAACCGGTAGGCGCTGTAGGAAAAACATTGACAGAGAAAAAAGCTTTACCGGAGAAACTTATTAAACAGATTATTCAAATGAGTTGGGATGCAATAAAAGCATAAACAATAGCAGGTTTAGTGTTGTTTATTATCCTATAATAAACGAATGTTCGATTATTATAATTAAAAGAGAGGAGAACATATAAAATGAAAGGCGCTATCTTGTATTTTTCCCTTACCGGAAATACCCGTCTTGCCTGTGAATATATTAAAAATACGGTAACAGGTATTGAATTTGAACTTATCAATATCCGTGACACAAAACCAGACTTACGTGCTTTTCCTTTTATCGGTTTTGCTACCTTTGCCAGCGAATTCAAGGTTGCCCGGTTTGTAAAAAACTATATTGAAGATATGGAAAGCTGCCAAAAGCCGGCGTTTGTATTTACAACCTATGGCCGGAATAATGGGGCTGCAACGAAAATATTGGCCGATATGGTTACCGCTAAGGGTTTTCGGGTTGTCCTGGATCACGCCTTGAATACCCCTGAAAATTATCCGCCAGTGATCCGCCGGGAGCATGGTCATATAGAGAATCCGACCCATTCGCAGATGCTTAAATTTAACCGTTTTATTACGGAATTGTCCGGTATTGCAAAAAAAATTGCAGATGGCGTGGAAGTACCGGAACGAAAAGTAAAAG from Treponema primitia ZAS-2 includes:
- a CDS encoding EFR1 family ferrodoxin (N-terminal region resembles flavodoxins. C-terminal ferrodoxin region binds two 4Fe-4S clusters.), whose protein sequence is MKGAILYFSLTGNTRLACEYIKNTVTGIEFELINIRDTKPDLRAFPFIGFATFASEFKVARFVKNYIEDMESCQKPAFVFTTYGRNNGAATKILADMVTAKGFRVVLDHALNTPENYPPVIRREHGHIENPTHSQMLKFNRFITELSGIAKKIADGVEVPERKVKAAIHYVMLSQTFTAQMMQKGMGDKKVDTDLCLCCGKCEKTCPYGLVTIKDLPVFNESECCGCFACYNHCPVQAIYTDNYRQFAHYPKPIPQLVEKLTIKNAPQKENEL
- a CDS encoding TetR/AcrR family transcriptional regulator; its protein translation is MRTKDDSKKEAIFEAIIDLLNEIGFSEISMSKIGKRAGVSSSTLYVYFENKEDMLKKVYLEIKGKLRNTMMHGITDDIPMEHIVERLVRNVLIFVLEYRRYYLFLEQFANSPLVGLCEDDAMEMFRPLRAVFEKGIQQGIFKPVPSSLLITYCYKPVGAVGKTLTEKKALPEKLIKQIIQMSWDAIKA